One stretch of Nitrospirae bacterium CG2_30_53_67 DNA includes these proteins:
- a CDS encoding LPS export ABC transporter permease LptG: protein MKILSRYIGREFIKIFLLCFSAVAIIYLLAHFLGKIDEFIEFKADPSLIATLILLKLPVIFYEVLPVVVLLSTLFTLGFLSRNNEITALRSCGTGLIPLLLPVFSVILLLAFLSMVDGEWLVPYANRKSNYLDDVALKKRAPILALKNNRIWFHTGENTFCNILKVDPGKGILNNITLYVFNKDFDLVTRMDADKVSWDGHRWTTRDGTEWRFTGSGTLEQERHFQGPFPLTVPLEDMIHVEKLPAAMRYAELRDYIRILKRNGYPSASYEVDLYAKTAYPVISLIMALLGVPFALQVNRSGGAGMSIGLSLGIGFICWMVFSVGLSLGHAGYLPPLLAAWMVNALFGAGGFYWTSRLRY, encoded by the coding sequence ATGAAAATCCTTTCACGATATATTGGAAGAGAGTTTATAAAAATATTTTTGTTATGTTTTTCTGCCGTGGCCATCATCTACTTACTGGCCCACTTCCTCGGCAAAATTGATGAGTTTATCGAATTCAAGGCCGATCCCTCACTGATTGCAACCTTAATTCTGTTGAAACTCCCCGTCATCTTCTACGAGGTCCTTCCCGTGGTGGTCCTTCTATCAACCCTCTTCACCCTCGGTTTTCTTTCGAGGAACAACGAGATCACGGCATTGCGCTCGTGCGGGACGGGTCTTATCCCTCTTCTCCTTCCGGTCTTTTCCGTGATCCTGCTGCTCGCCTTTTTATCCATGGTTGACGGGGAATGGCTTGTTCCTTATGCAAACCGGAAATCGAACTATCTCGATGACGTGGCCTTGAAAAAGAGGGCGCCCATCCTAGCCCTGAAGAACAACCGGATCTGGTTCCATACCGGCGAGAACACCTTCTGCAATATTCTCAAGGTGGACCCGGGAAAGGGGATTTTAAACAATATCACTCTTTATGTTTTCAACAAGGATTTTGACCTCGTCACACGGATGGATGCGGACAAGGTCTCCTGGGACGGACACCGGTGGACCACTAGGGACGGAACCGAATGGAGGTTCACCGGATCAGGGACCCTGGAGCAGGAACGTCATTTCCAGGGCCCCTTCCCGCTTACGGTCCCCCTCGAGGATATGATCCACGTGGAAAAATTGCCCGCCGCTATGAGATATGCCGAACTTCGGGACTATATTCGGATCCTCAAGCGAAATGGTTATCCGTCCGCATCCTATGAAGTCGACCTTTATGCCAAGACCGCCTATCCTGTGATCAGTCTGATCATGGCCCTGCTCGGTGTGCCGTTCGCGCTGCAGGTCAATAGGAGCGGCGGGGCAGGGATGAGCATCGGGCTTTCCCTGGGGATCGGATTTATCTGCTGGATGGTCTTTTCCGTGGGGCTTTCTTTGGGGCACGCGGGGTATCTTCCCCCGCTTTTAGCCGCCTGGATGGTGAATGCCCTGTTCGGAGCGGGAGGATTTTACTGGACGAGCCGCCTTCGCTATTGA